In one Halorubrum sp. CBA1229 genomic region, the following are encoded:
- a CDS encoding HAD-IA family hydrolase — protein MSYEAVCFDLDNTLYPYAPCNEAGKRAALAAFREHGYEMDRATFDELYATARREAKRETRETAASHDRHIYFKRALRRHAGERDAATALALGDAYWEGYASAMELCDGVEPVFDALAESGTDVAVVTNLTTRVQLQKLARLEIDDRIDRLVTSEEVGREKPSALPFTTALAAFDCRPSEALMVGDNVEADVAGANAVGMDTALFVADGDTAAAAELSEERRPDHRLGDFADLTEVVA, from the coding sequence ATGAGCTACGAGGCGGTGTGCTTCGACCTCGACAACACCTTGTACCCGTACGCGCCGTGCAACGAGGCGGGCAAGCGGGCGGCGCTCGCGGCGTTCCGCGAGCACGGATACGAGATGGACCGGGCGACGTTCGACGAGCTGTACGCGACCGCGCGGCGGGAGGCGAAACGGGAGACCCGCGAGACCGCCGCCTCCCACGACCGGCACATCTACTTCAAGCGCGCGCTGCGCCGCCACGCCGGGGAGCGTGACGCCGCGACCGCACTCGCGCTCGGCGACGCCTACTGGGAGGGGTACGCGAGCGCGATGGAGCTGTGCGACGGGGTCGAACCCGTCTTCGACGCCCTGGCGGAGTCGGGGACCGACGTCGCGGTCGTGACGAACCTCACGACCCGCGTCCAGCTGCAGAAGCTCGCGCGACTGGAGATCGACGACCGGATCGACCGGCTCGTCACCTCTGAGGAAGTGGGTCGCGAGAAGCCGAGCGCGCTCCCCTTCACGACCGCGCTCGCGGCGTTCGACTGCCGCCCGAGCGAGGCGCTGATGGTCGGCGACAACGTCGAGGCCGACGTCGCCGGCGCGAACGCGGTCGGGATGGACACCGCGTTGTTCGTCGCCGACGGCGACACGGCCGCCGCCGCGGAGCTCTCCGAGGAGCGGCGCCCGGACCACCGTCTCGGCGACTTCGCCGACCTGACGGAGGTGGTGGCGTGA
- a CDS encoding ribose 1,5-bisphosphate isomerase gives MTEHEPAVPVRETAEEIATMEVRGAATIASAAAEALAEQARAAASEGPTASDPDAFRASMRAAARALRETRPTAVSLPNALRYVLQRMEGDDVDELRRSVVDASDAFVRQLDRAREDLGRVGANRLADGDTVMTHCHSTDALACIEAAVEQGKSISAVVKETRPRQQGHITAEQLRDAGVPVTLIVDSAARRYLDEVDHVVVGADSIAADGGVINKIGTSGLAVNARERGVPIMTAAQTIKLHPETLTGHTVEIEMRSESEVIGPAAREEIGEIAVENPAFDVTPPRYMDAIVTEHGQFPPESIVTLMRELFGEGAAEPWAEP, from the coding sequence ATGACCGAGCACGAGCCGGCGGTCCCGGTGCGCGAGACCGCCGAGGAGATCGCGACGATGGAGGTCCGCGGGGCGGCGACCATCGCGTCCGCGGCGGCCGAGGCGCTCGCCGAACAGGCGCGAGCGGCCGCGAGCGAGGGGCCGACCGCGAGCGATCCCGACGCGTTCCGCGCGTCGATGCGCGCCGCGGCCCGGGCCCTCCGCGAGACGCGCCCGACGGCCGTCTCGCTGCCGAACGCCCTCCGCTACGTCCTCCAGCGGATGGAGGGCGACGACGTCGACGAGCTCCGACGGAGCGTGGTCGACGCGAGCGACGCGTTCGTCCGCCAGCTCGACCGCGCGCGGGAGGACCTCGGACGGGTGGGGGCGAACCGCCTCGCCGACGGCGACACGGTGATGACCCACTGCCACTCGACGGACGCGCTCGCGTGCATCGAGGCGGCCGTCGAGCAGGGGAAGTCGATCTCGGCGGTCGTCAAGGAGACGCGCCCGCGCCAGCAGGGCCACATCACCGCCGAGCAGCTCCGCGACGCCGGCGTCCCGGTCACTCTCATCGTCGACTCCGCGGCGCGCCGCTACCTCGACGAAGTCGACCACGTCGTCGTCGGCGCCGACTCCATCGCGGCCGACGGCGGCGTGATCAACAAGATCGGCACCTCGGGGCTCGCGGTCAACGCCCGCGAGCGGGGCGTGCCGATCATGACCGCGGCCCAGACGATCAAGCTCCACCCGGAGACGCTGACGGGCCACACCGTCGAGATCGAGATGCGGTCGGAGAGCGAGGTGATCGGGCCGGCGGCCCGCGAGGAGATCGGCGAGATCGCGGTCGAGAACCCCGCCTTCGATGTGACGCCGCCGCGGTACATGGACGCGATCGTCACCGAGCACGGGCAGTTCCCGCCCGAGAGCATCGTGACGCTGATGCGGGAGCTGTTCGGCGAGGGCGCCGCGGAGCCGTGGGCGGAGCCATGA
- a CDS encoding CheF family chemotaxis protein encodes MSNGGGEYKVTDTQGRFAVAVREGRKVSDVSWTPGRVLLSNRRLILAGNDGKRTIPLSELRGLGGRHDANQSVARVSNYVSFDLGDQVLLVTASDHESFERDVYRALLDQRTVMAKHPAIEGGVVQETEWEQARVKIDENGLNAALESGAFVKFDLDDISGLDAAKRTVKGEKKPVIEVSHTDDEGTSIETHVAGDPNRMRFVEAWLRKGEERSSTNVDLSSRDREVLMALYSGVSPFEIPSFLGMDVDAVEETFERLVELDVVEEVRVRREVALNSRGRNIASEAMNEQ; translated from the coding sequence ATGTCCAACGGCGGCGGCGAGTACAAGGTGACGGATACCCAGGGACGCTTCGCGGTCGCCGTCCGCGAGGGACGGAAGGTGAGCGACGTCTCGTGGACGCCCGGCCGGGTGCTCCTCTCGAACCGGCGGCTGATCTTGGCCGGCAACGACGGGAAGCGCACGATTCCCCTCTCGGAGCTCCGGGGACTGGGCGGGCGACACGACGCCAACCAGTCGGTCGCGCGCGTCTCCAACTACGTGAGCTTCGATCTCGGCGACCAGGTGCTGTTGGTCACCGCGTCCGACCACGAGTCGTTCGAGCGCGACGTCTACCGGGCGCTGCTCGACCAGCGGACGGTGATGGCGAAACACCCCGCGATCGAGGGGGGCGTCGTCCAGGAGACCGAGTGGGAACAGGCCCGCGTGAAGATCGACGAGAACGGGCTCAACGCCGCCTTGGAGAGCGGCGCGTTCGTGAAGTTCGACCTGGACGACATCAGCGGTCTCGACGCGGCCAAACGCACCGTCAAGGGCGAGAAGAAGCCCGTCATCGAGGTGTCCCACACCGACGACGAGGGAACCAGCATCGAGACGCACGTCGCGGGCGACCCCAACCGGATGCGGTTCGTCGAGGCGTGGCTCCGGAAGGGCGAGGAGCGGAGCTCGACGAACGTCGACCTCTCCAGCCGCGACCGAGAGGTGTTGATGGCGCTGTACTCCGGCGTCTCGCCGTTCGAGATCCCATCGTTCCTCGGGATGGACGTCGACGCGGTCGAGGAGACGTTCGAGCGGCTCGTCGAGCTCGACGTGGTCGAGGAGGTTCGGGTGCGCCGCGAGGTGGCGCTCAACTCCCGCGGCCGCAACATCGCCAGCGAGGCGATGAACGAGCAGTAG
- a CDS encoding PfkB family carbohydrate kinase, which produces MSGRDAGDWEEEVAEWDEEVSEWEGSNAADDPDTADDSGPVEEDPDLAPEESSRVPKVIAAGHINWDVTIHVDRLPEPDGETRIERLEQSGGGSAANVAVGLVDLGGQSVVYGSVGGDESGALALRELASAGVDPGQVLVDAGEPTSVKYVIVDGGGELLMLANDGANESFTAAGLDRDTLTAADHLHLTGQQPETAAALATAAGEAGATRSFDPGRRVGDREFDAALHATDVLFLNSREADALADSTDIDPWEPEDRVVAIKLGSEGATIRTPHGDVSHPGFDVDPVDTAGAGDAFAAGFLGAALREPEIVDGGFSHDPRDYQVPLLVGNACGAIAAETVTARADLSWDRIRETMGESPETDLLIEVRV; this is translated from the coding sequence ATGAGCGGGCGCGACGCCGGCGACTGGGAGGAGGAGGTCGCGGAGTGGGACGAGGAGGTCTCCGAGTGGGAGGGGTCGAACGCCGCCGACGACCCCGACACCGCCGACGACTCCGGTCCCGTCGAGGAGGACCCCGACCTCGCGCCCGAGGAGTCGAGCCGCGTGCCGAAGGTGATCGCCGCCGGCCACATCAACTGGGACGTGACGATCCACGTCGACCGGCTCCCCGAGCCGGACGGAGAGACCCGGATCGAGCGGCTCGAGCAGTCCGGGGGTGGCAGCGCCGCGAACGTCGCGGTCGGGCTCGTCGACCTCGGCGGCCAGTCGGTCGTTTACGGGAGCGTCGGCGGCGACGAGTCGGGCGCGCTCGCGCTCCGCGAGCTGGCGAGCGCCGGCGTGGACCCCGGACAGGTGCTCGTCGACGCCGGCGAGCCCACCTCGGTGAAGTACGTGATCGTCGACGGCGGCGGCGAGCTCCTCATGCTCGCCAACGACGGCGCCAACGAGTCGTTCACCGCGGCCGGGCTCGACCGCGACACCCTGACGGCGGCCGACCACCTCCACCTCACTGGTCAGCAGCCGGAGACGGCGGCAGCGCTGGCGACCGCGGCGGGGGAGGCGGGCGCGACCCGCAGCTTCGACCCCGGCCGGCGCGTCGGCGACCGGGAGTTCGACGCCGCGCTCCACGCGACCGACGTGCTCTTTCTAAACTCTCGCGAGGCCGACGCCCTCGCGGACTCGACCGACATCGACCCGTGGGAGCCCGAGGACCGCGTCGTCGCGATCAAGCTCGGGAGCGAGGGCGCGACGATCCGAACCCCCCACGGCGACGTCTCTCACCCCGGCTTCGACGTCGATCCCGTCGACACGGCCGGCGCGGGCGACGCGTTCGCGGCCGGGTTCCTCGGCGCGGCCCTCCGCGAGCCCGAGATCGTCGACGGCGGGTTCTCGCACGACCCGCGCGACTACCAGGTCCCGCTGCTCGTCGGCAACGCCTGCGGCGCGATCGCGGCCGAGACGGTGACCGCCCGCGCGGACCTCTCGTGGGACCGGATCCGCGAGACGATGGGCGAGTCGCCCGAGACGGACCTGCTGATCGAAGTCCGCGTGTAG
- a CDS encoding class II aldolase/adducin family protein, whose product MSRDATDPDPELLREAREAVVEYAPALAALTPGRTGNLSVRDGDAVAVTPTGVPYDSFDADDVPVVGLDGERLAGRMAPSSEVPMHTGIYKHDRPGAVVHTHSPWATTMATLGRKLPPVHYMIVSVGREVPLADYAPYGTEELAANVVAAMAEADSDAAILANHGLVVTGPDLETAVENTHHVEDLCRLYLRASAVGEPNVLTDDQLVTVEERFESYGQQPDAE is encoded by the coding sequence GTGAGCCGGGACGCGACGGACCCCGACCCGGAGCTGCTCCGCGAGGCCCGCGAGGCGGTCGTCGAGTACGCCCCGGCGCTCGCCGCCCTGACGCCCGGTCGGACCGGGAACCTCAGCGTCCGCGACGGCGACGCGGTCGCGGTGACGCCGACGGGGGTCCCGTACGACTCGTTCGACGCCGACGACGTGCCGGTCGTCGGCCTCGACGGCGAGCGGCTGGCCGGCCGGATGGCGCCGTCGAGCGAGGTGCCGATGCATACGGGCATTTATAAACACGACCGGCCGGGCGCGGTCGTCCACACCCACTCGCCGTGGGCGACGACGATGGCGACGCTCGGTCGGAAGCTGCCGCCCGTCCACTACATGATCGTCTCGGTGGGCCGCGAGGTGCCGCTCGCCGACTACGCGCCGTACGGCACCGAGGAGCTGGCCGCGAACGTCGTCGCCGCGATGGCCGAGGCCGACTCCGACGCGGCGATCCTCGCGAACCACGGGCTCGTGGTGACCGGGCCGGACTTAGAGACCGCCGTGGAGAACACCCACCACGTCGAGGACCTCTGCCGGCTCTATCTCCGGGCGTCGGCGGTCGGCGAGCCGAACGTCCTCACCGACGACCAGCTGGTGACCGTCGAGGAGCGGTTCGAGAGCTACGGGCAGCAGCCGGACGCGGAGTGA
- a CDS encoding asparaginase — translation MTETEPTADREAREERRGATDGGRDPRVAVVACGGTIASEPDDGGAAPAKTGDDLVAAVPDVERYATVSAREVCSQPGFDVRWRDVLATAAAAREAVADGADGVVVTHGTDTLADTAFALDLLTDLDAPVVVTGAQRRLDEPSSDAPANLTLAVRAAADSRFAPGVHVAFDDELHAARDVVKGHSNALSTMASPGTGPIATFTRAGSRLVREPRRGVDVDPLADAIGSADDVPEVPVIHSGTGVGAGAVERAVDAGVGGLVIEGTGLGNATAAIGDAVGDTLPETPVVVAGRPPAGPTEPVYGTPGGAVTLAEHGVTFAGPLPASKARIALALGLAADLDDGGTDGDADDLADLFATPDAE, via the coding sequence ATGACGGAGACCGAGCCGACGGCGGACCGCGAGGCGCGCGAGGAGCGACGAGGCGCGACCGACGGCGGGAGGGACCCGCGCGTCGCGGTCGTCGCCTGCGGCGGGACCATCGCGTCCGAACCGGACGACGGCGGGGCGGCGCCGGCGAAGACCGGCGACGACCTCGTCGCGGCGGTCCCGGACGTGGAGCGGTACGCGACCGTGAGCGCCCGCGAGGTCTGCTCGCAGCCGGGGTTCGACGTGCGGTGGCGCGACGTGCTCGCGACCGCGGCGGCCGCGCGCGAGGCGGTCGCGGACGGCGCCGACGGCGTCGTCGTTACGCACGGCACCGACACGCTCGCCGACACCGCGTTCGCGCTCGACCTGCTCACCGACCTCGACGCGCCGGTCGTCGTCACGGGGGCCCAGCGCCGGCTCGACGAGCCCTCCAGCGACGCGCCCGCGAACCTGACGCTCGCGGTCCGGGCCGCCGCGGACTCGCGGTTCGCGCCCGGGGTCCACGTCGCGTTCGACGACGAGCTCCACGCCGCCCGCGACGTCGTCAAGGGCCACAGCAACGCGCTCTCGACGATGGCCTCGCCGGGGACCGGTCCGATCGCGACGTTCACCCGCGCCGGGTCGCGGCTCGTCCGCGAGCCCCGGCGCGGGGTCGACGTCGATCCGCTCGCAGACGCCATCGGGAGCGCCGACGACGTCCCGGAGGTTCCCGTGATCCACTCCGGGACGGGCGTCGGCGCCGGGGCCGTCGAGCGCGCGGTCGACGCGGGCGTCGGCGGGCTCGTGATCGAGGGGACCGGCCTCGGGAACGCGACCGCCGCGATCGGCGACGCCGTGGGTGACACCCTCCCGGAGACGCCCGTCGTCGTCGCCGGCCGCCCTCCGGCCGGCCCGACCGAGCCGGTGTACGGCACGCCCGGCGGCGCGGTCACGCTGGCGGAGCACGGCGTGACGTTCGCCGGCCCGCTCCCGGCGTCGAAGGCCCGAATTGCGCTCGCGCTCGGACTCGCGGCCGACCTCGACGACGGGGGAACGGACGGCGACGCCGACGACCTCGCAGACCTCTTCGCGACGCCGGACGCGGAGTGA
- a CDS encoding HEAT repeat domain-containing protein: MSLYQYARDGNAERLRDALGSDSAAVRRRAAEFLGEIGDADDQATVDGLLRAATSDDDAAVRGAAVDALDELGQAALEQLLQELTGTSGSEAEWVTARKFARALKADRPELRMAAANALGRLDDASGLQHLVEALDDEDSRVRLRACQACGTFADPRSVPALTERLDDDDPRVRRAAANALGNVGTDQALAPLLDLLDDGDESLRRIAAGALGKANNPEPVEPLARALGDESAVVRNAAVYSVIELLSNVPTQQSHAVRDRVVSELKSADDATVVEPLVEILTDGQQDRQRRNAAWILGRVAEPESAIAVEALADALADEDPQTAQFAATSLKSLGGPIVEDRLLDRLGTEHPEDARAKAVFVLGQVGGQETLNRLEELTDDESSAVRKRVFSAVSKLRAGGP; the protein is encoded by the coding sequence ATGTCGCTGTACCAGTACGCCCGAGACGGGAACGCGGAACGGCTCAGGGACGCGCTGGGCAGCGACAGCGCCGCGGTCCGGCGCCGGGCGGCCGAGTTCCTCGGCGAGATCGGCGACGCCGACGATCAGGCGACGGTCGACGGGCTCCTCCGCGCGGCGACGAGCGACGACGACGCCGCGGTCCGCGGGGCCGCCGTCGACGCGCTTGACGAGCTCGGGCAGGCGGCGCTCGAACAGCTGCTTCAGGAGCTCACCGGCACCAGCGGCTCCGAGGCGGAGTGGGTCACCGCCCGCAAGTTCGCACGCGCGCTCAAGGCCGACCGCCCGGAGCTCCGGATGGCGGCCGCGAACGCGCTCGGTCGACTCGACGACGCGAGCGGCCTCCAGCACCTCGTCGAGGCGCTCGACGACGAGGACTCACGGGTCAGGCTGCGCGCCTGTCAGGCGTGCGGGACGTTCGCGGACCCGCGGTCGGTGCCGGCGCTGACGGAGCGATTGGACGACGACGACCCGCGGGTCAGGCGAGCCGCGGCGAACGCGCTCGGGAACGTCGGGACGGACCAGGCGCTCGCCCCTCTGCTCGACCTCCTCGACGACGGCGACGAGTCGCTCCGACGGATCGCCGCCGGCGCGCTCGGGAAGGCGAATAACCCCGAGCCGGTGGAGCCGCTGGCGCGGGCGCTCGGCGACGAGAGCGCGGTCGTCCGCAACGCCGCGGTGTACTCGGTCATCGAGCTGCTGTCGAACGTGCCGACCCAACAGAGCCACGCGGTCCGCGACCGCGTCGTCTCCGAGCTGAAGTCGGCCGACGACGCCACGGTCGTCGAGCCGCTCGTCGAGATCCTCACGGACGGCCAACAGGACCGTCAGCGGCGGAACGCGGCGTGGATCCTCGGCCGCGTCGCGGAGCCGGAGTCGGCGATCGCGGTCGAGGCGCTCGCGGACGCGCTCGCCGACGAGGACCCGCAGACCGCGCAGTTCGCGGCCACGAGCCTCAAGAGCCTCGGCGGCCCGATCGTCGAGGACCGACTGCTCGACCGGCTCGGTACCGAACACCCGGAGGACGCCCGGGCGAAGGCGGTGTTCGTCCTCGGACAAGTCGGCGGGCAGGAGACGCTGAATCGGCTCGAAGAGCTCACCGACGACGAGAGCTCCGCGGTCCGGAAGCGGGTGTTCTCGGCGGTGTCCAAGCTCCGGGCGGGGGGACCGTAA
- a CDS encoding chemotaxis protein CheA, with translation MDSHRAAFVAEAEDGITDLNNALLALEADPEDAEAMDDVFRVAHTLKGNAAAMGYDDVSDFGHALEDLLDAVRQGDREVTPELMDLLFEGVDTVEAMVAEIADTGEVSTDPSDLEGRLREMEEHGTVGGDSADDGSAGDTEDETTDGEGGAAADSNDEPDAADTADEPDADVSVPDLPAAAAALDAPVVYADVTVGETAMAGVDAALVLQALDGQFDGHVTDPDPDALEDGEYDEGFDAFVSGADPDVVAEGLGALTQVESIATALVGDDGESSDASDESAAADEEPDAGSEGEEPDSVEERAEEFEPADPEAVEEDGAEDDETEPDETDSESPDEADSESPDNQSGSPSGKGDRDEIKSIRVDVDQVDELYGLVEQLVTSRIKLRRELEEADAESDALDELDKLASSLQDTAMDMRLIPFSQVSDSFPRLVRDISRDLDKRIDFEIEGDDVELDRTILTEMRDPLVHVLRNAVDHGIESPEEREAAGKDPTGHVRLTAERERDHVIIEVADDGGGLDPDQLREKAVDEGVKSREAVEAMEDDEVYDLVFHPGFSTAEEVTDVSGRGVGMDVVRTTARDLDGSVAVESEPGEGTTVRFRLPVTVAIVKVMFVDVGGTEYGIPIKSIAEVARADDVEEVHGDEIVRHEDDLYPVIRLNERLAESDAAAAGSGVGGSAEGDAAAGDAAPEGASPPDAEAATTDGGVADEGMLVRIREETRQVALHCDAVLDQEEVVVKPLDGPLSGTPGLSGTAVLGDGDVVAVLDVVSL, from the coding sequence ATGGACTCCCACCGCGCCGCGTTCGTCGCCGAGGCCGAGGACGGGATCACAGACCTCAACAACGCCCTGCTCGCCCTCGAGGCGGATCCCGAGGACGCCGAGGCGATGGACGACGTGTTCCGCGTCGCCCACACGCTGAAGGGGAACGCCGCGGCGATGGGGTACGACGACGTCTCCGACTTCGGGCACGCCTTAGAGGACTTACTCGACGCGGTCCGGCAGGGCGACCGCGAGGTGACGCCGGAGCTGATGGACCTCTTGTTCGAGGGCGTCGACACCGTCGAAGCGATGGTCGCGGAGATCGCCGATACCGGCGAGGTGTCGACCGACCCGTCGGATCTGGAGGGCCGCCTCCGCGAGATGGAGGAGCACGGAACCGTCGGTGGCGACTCGGCGGACGACGGGTCCGCTGGAGACACCGAGGACGAGACGACCGACGGCGAGGGGGGCGCCGCCGCCGACAGTAACGACGAGCCTGACGCCGCCGACACAGCGGACGAGCCCGACGCCGATGTCTCCGTCCCCGACCTCCCCGCGGCCGCCGCGGCGCTCGACGCCCCGGTCGTGTACGCCGACGTGACGGTCGGCGAGACGGCGATGGCCGGCGTCGACGCCGCGCTCGTCCTCCAGGCGCTCGACGGGCAGTTCGACGGCCACGTCACCGATCCGGACCCGGACGCGCTGGAGGACGGCGAGTACGACGAGGGGTTCGACGCCTTCGTCTCCGGCGCCGACCCCGACGTGGTCGCGGAGGGACTCGGCGCGCTCACGCAGGTCGAGTCGATCGCGACGGCGCTCGTCGGTGACGACGGGGAGTCGTCCGACGCGTCCGACGAGAGCGCCGCTGCTGATGAGGAACCGGACGCGGGGAGCGAGGGCGAGGAGCCGGACTCCGTCGAGGAACGGGCCGAGGAGTTCGAGCCCGCTGACCCGGAGGCTGTCGAGGAGGACGGCGCCGAGGACGACGAGACCGAGCCGGACGAGACCGATTCGGAGAGCCCCGACGAGGCCGATTCGGAGAGCCCCGACAACCAGTCAGGCTCGCCGTCCGGGAAGGGCGACCGCGACGAGATCAAGTCGATCCGGGTCGACGTCGACCAGGTCGACGAGCTGTACGGGCTCGTCGAGCAGCTGGTGACGAGCCGGATCAAGCTCCGTCGGGAGCTGGAGGAGGCGGACGCCGAGTCGGACGCCTTAGACGAGCTCGACAAGCTCGCCTCCAGCCTGCAGGACACCGCGATGGACATGCGGCTCATCCCGTTCTCGCAGGTGTCCGACTCCTTCCCGCGGCTCGTCCGCGACATCTCGCGGGACCTCGACAAGCGGATCGACTTCGAGATCGAGGGCGACGACGTCGAGCTCGACCGGACGATCCTGACGGAGATGCGCGACCCGCTCGTGCACGTCCTGCGGAACGCGGTCGACCATGGGATCGAATCGCCCGAGGAGCGCGAGGCCGCCGGTAAGGACCCGACCGGGCACGTCAGGCTCACGGCCGAGCGCGAGCGCGACCATGTGATCATCGAGGTCGCCGACGACGGCGGCGGGCTCGACCCGGACCAGCTCCGCGAGAAGGCGGTCGACGAGGGCGTCAAGAGCCGCGAGGCCGTCGAGGCGATGGAGGACGACGAGGTGTACGACCTCGTCTTCCACCCCGGCTTCTCCACCGCGGAGGAGGTCACCGACGTCTCCGGGCGCGGCGTCGGGATGGACGTTGTCAGGACCACCGCCCGCGACCTCGACGGCTCCGTCGCGGTCGAGAGCGAGCCGGGCGAGGGGACCACGGTGCGGTTCCGGCTCCCGGTCACCGTCGCCATCGTGAAGGTGATGTTCGTCGACGTCGGCGGCACGGAGTACGGCATCCCGATCAAGTCGATCGCGGAGGTCGCCCGCGCCGACGACGTGGAGGAGGTCCACGGCGACGAGATCGTCCGCCACGAGGACGACCTGTACCCCGTGATCCGGCTGAACGAACGGCTCGCGGAGAGCGACGCCGCGGCGGCCGGGTCGGGCGTCGGCGGATCCGCGGAAGGCGACGCCGCCGCCGGCGACGCCGCCCCGGAGGGCGCCTCGCCGCCCGACGCCGAGGCCGCGACGACCGACGGCGGCGTCGCCGACGAGGGGATGCTCGTGCGGATCCGCGAAGAGACGCGCCAGGTCGCGCTCCACTGCGACGCCGTCCTCGATCAGGAGGAAGTGGTGGTGAAACCGCTCGACGGCCCGCTGTCGGGGACGCCGGGACTCAGCGGCACGGCCGTCCTCGGCGACGGCGACGTCGTGGCCGTGCTCGACGTGGTGAGCCTATGA
- a CDS encoding protein-glutamate O-methyltransferase CheR, with amino-acid sequence MSGETAFEGVLRQIDDTVPFEPGYYNESYLDRRITARMRRRDTESHAEYERLLREDDDERQALMDALTINVTEFFRNPEMWDVLRDVLRERTSEQRRVRVWSAPSADGREPYSVAMLACDDPEIDESRVEVLGSDISEEALENARTGVYHTTRTTDIAEELEPLSDPDRYVDRDGDTFRVRPAVQRLVDFETHDLIRDGARDPFDVVLCRNLLIYIDVDHKTALFDTLEASLAEDGVLVLGMTESVPPDRSDRYEPIDKRRRVFGRV; translated from the coding sequence ATGAGCGGCGAGACCGCCTTCGAAGGGGTCCTCCGACAGATCGACGACACCGTCCCGTTCGAGCCCGGGTACTACAACGAGTCGTACCTCGACCGGCGGATCACGGCACGGATGCGCCGCCGCGACACCGAGTCGCACGCGGAGTACGAGCGGCTGCTCCGCGAGGACGACGACGAGCGGCAGGCGCTGATGGACGCGCTCACGATCAACGTGACGGAGTTCTTCCGCAACCCCGAGATGTGGGACGTGCTCCGCGACGTGCTCCGCGAGCGGACGAGCGAGCAGCGCCGGGTCCGCGTCTGGTCGGCCCCTTCGGCGGACGGTCGCGAGCCGTACTCGGTCGCGATGCTCGCCTGCGACGACCCCGAGATCGACGAGTCGCGAGTCGAGGTGCTCGGCTCCGACATCAGCGAGGAAGCGCTCGAGAACGCCCGCACCGGCGTCTACCACACGACCCGGACGACGGACATCGCCGAGGAGCTCGAGCCGCTCTCGGACCCCGACCGCTACGTCGACCGCGACGGCGACACGTTCCGTGTTCGTCCGGCGGTCCAGCGCCTCGTCGACTTCGAGACGCACGACCTGATCCGCGACGGCGCGCGCGACCCCTTCGACGTCGTGTTGTGCCGCAACCTGTTGATCTACATCGACGTCGACCACAAGACGGCGCTGTTCGACACGCTCGAGGCGTCGCTCGCCGAGGACGGGGTGCTCGTGCTCGGTATGACGGAGAGCGTCCCGCCGGACCGCTCCGACAGGTACGAACCGATCGACAAGCGTCGACGGGTGTTCGGGAGGGTCTGA